The following are from one region of the Staphylococcus argenteus genome:
- a CDS encoding terminase large subunit, with product MISNKYVDEYINLWKQGNIILNKERIDLFNYLQTHIYSRNDVYFDEQKIEDCIKFIEKWYFPTLPFQRFIIANIFLIDKNTDEAFFTEFAIFMGRGGGKNGLISAISDFLSTPLHGVKEYHISIVSNSEEQAKTSFDEIRNVLMENKRNKTGKTPKAPYEVSQTKIINRATKSVIRYNTSNTKTKDGGREGCVIFDEIHYFFGPEMVNVKRGGLGKKKNRRTFYISTDGFVRDGYIDSMKRKIASVLSGKVKNSRLFPFYCKLDDPKEVDDRNMWEKANPMLHKPLSEYAKTLLSTIEEEYNDLPFNRSNKPEFITKRMNLPEVDLEKVIAPWKEILATNREIPNLDNQMCIGGLDFANIRDFASVGLLFRKNDDYIWLGHSFVRQGFLDDVKLEPPIKEWEKMGLLTIVDDDVIEIEYIVDWFLKAKEKYGLEKVVADNYRTDIVRRAFEAAGIELDVIRNPKAIHGLLAPRIDTIFAKHNVIYGDDPLMRWFTNNVAVKIKPDGNKEYIKKDEVRRKTDGFMAFVHALYRADEIIESNLDDELEFLNSLDF from the coding sequence ATGATTAGTAATAAATACGTTGATGAATATATAAATTTGTGGAAACAAGGAAATATAATTTTAAATAAAGAAAGAATTGATCTATTTAATTATCTACAAACACATATATATTCACGAAATGATGTATATTTTGATGAACAGAAAATCGAGGATTGTATCAAATTTATTGAAAAATGGTATTTTCCAACATTACCATTTCAAAGGTTTATCATAGCTAATATATTTCTTATAGATAAAAATACAGATGAAGCTTTCTTTACAGAATTTGCTATTTTCATGGGACGTGGAGGCGGGAAAAACGGTTTAATAAGTGCAATTAGTGATTTCCTTTCTACGCCCCTACATGGAGTTAAAGAATATCACATCTCTATTGTTTCCAATAGTGAAGAACAAGCAAAAACATCGTTTGATGAAATCAGAAACGTTTTAATGGAAAACAAACGAAATAAGACGGGTAAAACGCCAAAAGCTCCTTATGAAGTTAGTCAAACAAAAATAATAAACCGTGCAACTAAATCAGTTATTCGTTATAACACATCAAACACAAAAACCAAAGATGGTGGACGTGAGGGGTGTGTTATTTTTGATGAAATTCATTATTTCTTTGGTCCTGAAATGGTAAACGTTAAACGTGGTGGACTAGGTAAAAAGAAAAACCGACGAACATTTTATATTAGCACTGATGGCTTCGTTAGAGATGGTTATATCGATTCAATGAAGCGCAAAATTGCGAGTGTATTAAGTGGCAAAGTTAAAAATAGCAGGTTATTCCCTTTTTATTGTAAGTTAGATGATCCAAAAGAAGTTGATGACAGAAATATGTGGGAAAAGGCAAACCCAATGTTACATAAACCGTTGTCAGAATACGCTAAAACACTGCTAAGTACTATTGAAGAAGAATATAACGATTTACCATTCAACCGTTCAAATAAGCCCGAATTCATAACTAAGCGAATGAATTTGCCTGAAGTTGATCTTGAAAAAGTCATAGCCCCATGGAAAGAAATACTAGCGACTAATAGAGAGATACCAAATTTAGATAACCAAATGTGTATAGGTGGTTTAGACTTTGCAAATATCCGAGATTTCGCAAGTGTAGGGCTACTGTTCCGAAAGAACGACGATTATATTTGGTTAGGACATTCTTTTGTAAGACAAGGGTTTTTGGATGATGTCAAATTAGAGCCCCCTATTAAAGAATGGGAAAAAATGGGGTTACTGACGATTGTCGATGATGATGTTATTGAAATTGAATATATTGTTGATTGGTTTTTAAAAGCTAAGGAAAAATATGGACTTGAGAAAGTTGTGGCTGATAACTATAGAACTGACATTGTAAGGCGTGCATTTGAAGCGGCAGGCATCGAATTAGATGTTATAAGAAACCCAAAAGCAATACACGGCTTATTAGCCCCTCGAATAGATACAATATTTGCTAAACATAATGTGATATATGGAGATGATCCATTAATGCGTTGGTTTACAAATAATGTTGCTGTAAAAATCAAGCCGGATGGAAATAAAGAGTATATCAAAAAAGATGAAGTCAGACGTAAAACGGATGGATTTATGGCATTTGTTCATGCGTTATATAGAGCGGATGAAATTATTGAGTCAAATCTTGATGATGAACTTGAATTTTTAAATAGTTTGGATTTTTAG
- a CDS encoding phage portal protein, producing MGILGKIFNRREDLKWMFDYDVIEDLSNQAYVKRLALDSCIEFLAKAVAQSQFKVLKGYKSQMNDTYYKLNVKPNTDMSSDTFWQHVMYKLIYDNEVLIIVSDKKELLIADSFYRKEYALYDDIFESVEVKEYTFNRSFKMDEVIYLKFNNNQIMHLVESLFEDYGKIFGRMIDAQMKNYQIRGIVKTESSSMEKGQRELMNAFMKKMFKSFSENQIAIAPLTKGFDYEELSNGKSNNMAFNEMSDLLKDAIKNVALIIGIPPGLIYGETADLEKNMKIFEKFCLNPLLKKIENELNAKLYNRKEYLEGNRVVVIGVNKKSPLEHSEAIDKLVSSGSFTRNEVRIMLGEEPSDNPELDEYLVTKNYEKANENGSTLKGGDEK from the coding sequence ATGGGAATCTTAGGAAAAATTTTTAATCGTCGCGAAGATTTAAAGTGGATGTTTGACTATGACGTAATCGAAGATTTATCTAATCAAGCATATGTTAAAAGATTAGCACTAGATAGTTGTATAGAATTTTTAGCAAAGGCAGTAGCACAAAGTCAATTCAAAGTATTAAAAGGTTATAAATCGCAAATGAATGACACATATTACAAATTGAATGTTAAACCTAACACAGACATGTCTAGTGATACATTTTGGCAACATGTCATGTATAAATTGATTTACGACAATGAAGTTCTAATCATTGTATCAGACAAAAAAGAATTATTGATTGCTGATAGCTTTTACCGCAAAGAATACGCTTTATATGATGATATTTTCGAAAGTGTTGAAGTAAAAGAATATACATTTAACCGTTCTTTTAAAATGGATGAAGTTATTTATTTGAAATTTAACAACAATCAAATCATGCATTTAGTCGAATCATTATTTGAAGATTACGGAAAAATATTCGGACGAATGATTGACGCACAAATGAAAAATTATCAAATACGAGGCATAGTCAAAACAGAAAGTAGCTCTATGGAAAAAGGACAACGAGAGCTAATGAATGCTTTTATGAAAAAGATGTTTAAGTCATTTAGTGAGAATCAAATTGCAATAGCTCCGTTAACTAAAGGTTTTGATTATGAAGAACTTTCAAACGGTAAATCAAACAATATGGCATTTAATGAAATGTCAGACTTATTAAAAGATGCAATTAAAAATGTTGCGCTGATTATCGGCATTCCACCAGGTCTTATTTATGGTGAAACAGCAGATCTTGAAAAGAATATGAAGATTTTTGAAAAGTTTTGCTTAAATCCATTACTTAAGAAAATTGAAAACGAATTGAATGCAAAGCTATACAACCGAAAAGAATATTTAGAAGGTAATCGAGTTGTAGTAATTGGTGTTAATAAAAAATCGCCACTTGAACATTCAGAAGCAATTGACAAGCTTGTAAGCAGTGGTTCATTTACACGTAATGAAGTAAGAATAATGTTAGGTGAAGAACCGTCTGACAATCCTGAATTAGACGAATATCTAGTGACGAAGAACTACGAAAAAGCAAACGAAAATGGTAGTACATTGAAAGGTGGTGATGAAAAATGA